In Alosa sapidissima isolate fAloSap1 chromosome 5, fAloSap1.pri, whole genome shotgun sequence, the genomic stretch tcacatttgctcaaagatttcagaagtataagcccttttcgctccctacgttcatgtattccaagcgatctgcttcaggggcgtagatgcctgggtacgtaatcgctctcagggacgccctctgttcgctggttggtccgctgcccaactgccgaagtaaacgagcgCGAATCAActtattccagacggagtactgtagggagaagaaatcgaccggaagtacgtagacaggtCGAGGCCAGGCTaggcactctgggccaaagcttccgaaaacagcgcgGCATTCAAAGTGTTAATAGCGCCTTGAATTAAATTCGGAAATTGACTGGTACTGGTAAGTACTGTAAGGACCACAATATTTGAAGAGTAACATCAAAACTTGATCCATTTATTCttcattacaaaaatatgttgaaCTGTCTGCTCTAAATAAGTCATGACAGAACCATTTAAaagacattatttatattttttgtatttttgtcattCTACATGCTGTATACAAAAAACATTGTGATCCCATCCACAGAGTAACAACTCAGCTTTGGCAGGACAGGAGGTAGGATTCTCTCAAAGTGTTTTtccactactaccactactaccacaTGGTGGACTGTCTTGCATCAGCAACCACATGACCCGCAACTCTACCGGGCTCATCTTGTGCATCAGCATGATTCCACGATAAAAACAGGGGCGCTTTAGGTCATTCTTGTTGTCGATGCCGAATGTCAGAAAACCTCTGTGGTGTGTGAGCTTCACACCCATTTGCTGCAAGCACAGGCCCAGAAAGACATCATCGAGTGGGAGCAGCTTCACCTTCTGGGCTGCCACATCCAGTCCCAACATAGTCTGCCGTGACATCAAATACCCACCACCACTTGGAAAGGGTGGATAGAGCTTCCCCTCTGGGTATATCTCGACAGGGACAAAATACTTTGAGCTTCTGTCTCGGATAGGCATCTCGGGGCTGTGGATGAATCCAGCAAACAGGTGATTCTCAGGTTTGTGGGCTGTCAGGAACTCAACCAGATTCTCTGTGTTCACAAACATGTCATCATCGCCCTTGAACACAAACTGCGCACTGCTGCACTTACGAGAGAACCAGCTGAGGAATCCCACCTCCTTCCGAGGCAGGTTGAAGAAGATATCCGCAAAGTCCCACTGCAAGATGTCCCCATAGTGACGGCTCTCCGACTGCAGCAGTTGCTGGGGGTCGTGATCCTGCACCTTGTCATGTGAGCGGCCCATCAGGAAGACCAACTTAACTTTATGACCCTGGATTCTACCAGCGCAACCCCAGGTGTCCCGCAATGCAGCACGGCGGTCTACATTCACAGCTGTGGACTTCACGGCCAACAATAGATAAAGGTCATCCTCGCAAGGTGAAGGGGTCAGCAGGATTGGGAATGCTCGGCAATGCCTATAGCGTAAGAATTCCTGGTATGACTGGGGCAGGTGTGATGGAATGACCTCTGCGCTGTCATTGGCAGAGCATGTAAAGTTCTCTTGGACAGTGTAGGGGCCCGCTGGTGGTGAGGCAGTGCCACTCTTAGATATGTTGGACCAAAAGgggcgtgtgtgtatctggtggAAAGGAGGCGATTTGGAGTCCAATGGGACGACCAGGTGGTGGTACATCTTGAGCATCAAATAGCAGAGGATGACGGCCACAGCACTGACCAGACTACACCGGGGGTACTGAACTCTTGTCCTTGTCATCTTCACGCTGAGAGGCAAAGCAGATGGGAAAGCAGTTGAAATGAGAGGCAATGACAACAAAACATCAGATTTGACCAGttatgtacatttacatttattaatttagcagacattgacactgaataaaaaattcacagacaacatatgttgacatttatggcaaaattcaaacgggaccagaaaataactagatgtaccgcatagcggtacaaaatatgaccgccgctcagtcctgtacatccgttccgcgaaaataaatcacacttcaatttgtctccatattttactccatcccccactcttgaaacttttgtgtatgcttgtttggcatgcctgagtgtgtgtgtgcggctgcacagaaagtaccctactggtgctgaaaaggtgaatagattgtagaatagccaaagaagatgtagaattgttataaaacctttaaaatctctaaacaatcacaaggggcagttcatcacagttcatccattgcaactggattgatgaaaggtcacttacacctgtaggctacattgtatttgggaaaagcaaaaggtatcagcataatgttatttatttatttattttttatgtatttttaaacaaaaacatctctgtcagttccatgccgttttcaacagctatcaaaaacaaaggtcatttttggatggatggattttttgtgaatgtttcttcttctacataagattttagtcatctttagttcatgtaatactttattgtcaatgcacaaattaagtaacagtagtctgaaacgttattgttaatgcacaaattaagtaacagtagcctagtctgaaacgaaatgctgttttacatctaaccagtggtgcaaataactgacatgtccaaatgggccttgatgaaatgcgtcgctagactgttcatacacattttaacgggccaaagttgaagagcttttgtccgttatttttagtgcaaatataggctgattcatgttcccttgcattgtttaactgaggtccatggctagtctggctttcatcagaccaagctcaatcttttaagaaatcaaaacataaatagcgggcagatcaggctgggttcacccagcctagtccataggcacccgatattgtttaattttccgattgagatatacacgctctggctattctaaatgcaaaaatgcatcagggagttatgacaaaacggtaactaagaaactagatcctaatagaaagctgttagcttccctaagctacaggtaggattataaggtaggcctatttacaacataaattgtcaataggctatgctggcgacacaaataaaatctcctttggaaaccaatggcttacgccttacagtatcaagcggacttaaactgtcatatcgtggcgaaaagttgtaataacattcacgcagctccatgagtcaaggaaagcgcgaatgaagtagccacttctaaatgggacccactacacagtagcttaaggtgttttgctaaagcagccataatgaaatgaaggtgtcattgtttggatacttcacacacacgtgctttttaatttcacagactacaactaccaagctgtaatcaaagcacatcgattcccctcacaccctgcacgcacttaaaacaaaataaacaggcgtctcagtctcacgcatgtataggcaaaactgtatcagaccggtgtaacgttggtaaatcttccattgcacagaatgattttgtagcacgtgcaataaatgacagtcgaaagatacaaacagtgctgctatacatttgcttggtataaccgcatttatagttttctacaaatgcaataaatcaaatgcctccatcactcaaccaacgctaacggtaacattacctaggtccttattgatattacaagattaacgtacctgcagtaaaaaccaagcatgtccgataaacatcctcagatttatttcggcttcaagaagaaatgggaattacacttcatgtgaacatcgtcctatccttattagatgttcgctgcggtaaattacagtccttgtatgaagcgtccattgttttttccaacccacttttaacttccaacaaaattacgtctcactgcaacgatgcgccatctagtggacaaacgactacttctcgccaatactgaaaatgcagccatgatgatgatgatgaatatttattttggctttcttttaatcctactgattttcagtTTTtaccggtggggggggggggggggggggggggggggggcaatcacaaatgagtgattatgagccaggttgatgtgggcccttgagaccaacataccataaaagattcacagagaactgtgtctgccctaccctcctttcgggggggtccagtccagcgggggggctgcagatgaaaacgaaaaatgacggttccatgctatccatgtggggggtacatgcccaccaagtttcgtgtaccccggtctttcagtgtcccgggaatccttgttggtgtacgtcactaaatgtacacataaattattttattgtaaggccccccatgaacgaaagtacacaaaacttggcatgcattcagagggtgtcataatgatcctacacttttaatttcgtgcagttttgaccttgtcagccagagatattgagatgaaaacatctaattttttgctttttaatttttaactaggtggcgctatacatgaaataagtggtaatgggatgggttgacatgcccccttaagaccaacatacaaaaaaaggtggacctcctaggccctacggttctcgagatattcacagaaaactgtctccggccacctacaggccagttggtgtatagtaacataaattaatttattgtgtggccccccatgaacggaattccacaaaacttggcgtgcctacagagggtgtcataatgatcctacacttccaatttcgtgcagttttgactatgttaggtcacagataccttcaattacaccacctcatttttacttttttgtgtttaactaggtggcgctatacatgaaatgagtggttatggaatgggttgacatggccccttgagatcaacatacaaaaaaaaaaaggtcctcctaaaccctacggttttcgagatattcacagaaaactgtgtctgccctaccctcctttcggggggtccaattcagcgggggggctacagatcaaaacgaaaaacgatggttccatgctatccatgtggggttgcatgtccaccaagtttcgtgtaccccggtctttcagtgtcccgggaatcattgacggaaatttgggcatgcgaaaaagaaaaaaaaaaaaaaaaaaaaaaaaaaaatctgactaaacctatatgaccgccgcttcactgcgcggcggtcataattattttctcaaattcacttgcattgacgatttttcaacctagaggtccagcggggttagtggaaggggcgggacttaccagcttgttttgtaactattgaattacaacattgtgaaagatcgtaattccaacgactacaaacccatcagtcgcgctagtgacgttagctcattcacagccacactagattgtacaagcataccagcaacaggtcttaattgggctttccttgccgaagaaaataccatgagtcagaggattaaacacagcaggtaagttgtattcatccatagactgtacattacatactgttaagtgacatagcaggcagcaagatgcaaccgttaactagcataacagctcttatcgtttcattacgttggtgacgtacgagagatgtagtccactgagtggattcgcacaaaaccaacataacttttgaagtctatcgaacaacagtactttcttgacgtgaaaaattatcttttaaattcacacacatcatatgtgaaatttgtggcacaattcaaactggaccaaaaaataattgttatctctccattaactcccgttcataattttttgaaggggcgggacttcaccactctgctctatagacgctcggcttcactggactttcaatggcactatagagtgggctgatctcagtACAGAAAAGCTAGATCTTTATTGGACAAACGCCACAAAATCGTAATTTCCAGAGAAAGCCCGGCATCTCTGGGAGTGCATAGGACAGTGGGATGGCCCGGACGCtgagcttctgtatgatgattggaggaaccgtcatagaggctggactttttttgattgacagcatatgtcgcgatctgacaggaagtggttcaagttcaagggaTGCGTTAACGGTAGTGTTGACAGGTGAAGTcgagaggcaaggcaagttgcagctcaaattctcataatttGTCAGCAATACAGTtggtttctatttgtctttgtaaatagcatactgtaaataaaaagtCTTGCTTTTatttcagttgtgtatttaggctaagttaggtagcgcgctatataatcatgtaggctacattatgctaATGTTTACTTGAATTTTAAAAACCCACCAGGGgagattaaaaataaaacagcaaggcAGATGAACGTACACAGAGATATAGAATAACTCTAGAAGGCTAGCCTAAACTCCCCCCAAGCTGCCATgtctgccatgccaactctatagcctactgtttggtctattctgggttttgggatagttttgccctcaaagaacaatatagcaccttaataatattaatttaataattgacaatttttatcagagcttcccctattccaaagagcagcaaccGCCACTGGTATTATCGTCCCAACCCAGTTAACAacacgccactgaccaagaaaaatctGGTCTATTCACCTTTTGCTGCCACGCCCATTTTAGAAATGTATGGAGATATATTTTAGAGACTGACCATTCTCAGCACAGTAGACCATGCCAATACATAATTGTCATAATATATTCTGGTGTGACACCTGACAAAGACCTGagtggtcgaaacgttgtgtaACCCACCATTAAACTGGGAGCTTTAGAGACAGTGTGCGGATATCTTTTCTTTTGCTTAACTATGTTTAGAAAGTCattacagaacagccgctcTAAAGTCATTGTTTTCCaaacttcagataggaaaggtgtataacacctactgtacatatctgtctatatggttcatactgaatatccatatttactctgtttttcttataatatattatgttaatacactgcatatatctatattagtcttactactattataatgttactgctactatattgcacatatctgtacagtacatgttgttaatacattgttcatattacatagccatatttattctgctcttataaggtaactgccaatacactgcacatatttatatttaatttatatattactctaaaccaccttctgtaaaccaactgtatactactgtctacactgcactatatttcttgtcctgcccatgcaccacctgtctatactttgtatatcaaactgcacttttctgcttttcgttgtctttgtacttgtactctgcacaatgacaataaagttgaatctaatctaatttaacagaaatgtcttaagtcaccaaaaCCCTACATAAACGTAactaactttaggatgacccataacatatgatgccagtcatctcgatagaactctgctatctcaatgtatcgtAATCTGGATACTGCTCAATGGAAAGTTCAGACACAATGCAGGCAAAGATGGCGACCCTAATGTTTGCTTGCGGAATACGGTGAATAGTGAAAGGCaaatataaagcacagctgaagacacactgtcacGAGAGGTAAGTGGCCCTTAGCAACCAGTCCCAAACAACTTCTCAGCAGGATtaatatccttaggatttttattcagtcattcgaacattattagggtattgtgttgtttttttcaggcTGTTTTTTATGGTAActccttgtcagtcaatagtgaaagaaaatgactgtgtagaactgttttgtcttTGACTATAAGTCTACGgtgaaattagtttcactttgcctatgagttcaaataataggcgagtGCAGATGAATGTAGGCTATAGTCTGCTGGTCAgaaacaggttttagtaaaggaAAGTGTGTTGTTTTGATCTTGAAAagggtttttaaaaaaatacagcTCAGTCCAGTGCCCAAAATATGGTTTGCACAGCACCCCTGAATGCTACTGCTTGCTTATGGCACTGCTAATGGTTACTACATTTGGAAATGTACATTTTGGGTTCTGCTACACTCCTTAAAAACACTAGTCATCTTACTGCAATGAGATGTTCCTGAGATAGTGACTGACCCTGCTTCACCTCCAGGCTGAATTCTGTATAAAGATAATCTTCATCATTGCCATCATACAGTAAAGTAGGTACACATCTACTTCATGTCCCAGCATCCTCTATACTCATGTTGTGTATGGTCACAATAATGATTCTGCTTTTTGAGTCATTATAGAGTATCTTCCTTTGGTATATTCAGTCCCAGTTGTTACTTGTTTCAAtgacataagtataagtaagtaagtataagtataaatactcttttgatcccgtgagggaaaattgccaactaaatatggatgtgacagttttgcgcggaattgccctggactctatatattctgagacaggcaattttaagcgccaatttgaagcacctctactagacaaagcatatattttgagcaagcatagggtaggctaggcccattcaacagtgaactgagaccacagaatattttacgttTTAAGAAGTCAATAGGCATAGCCTATGagtgatccaccacaatctagttaagcctacatgcattcactgcccaacaacgtgatattcctgggttttcaggatttcgggtcaacataaaaaaaaaaaaacaaattcaattaaacttgctgattaatgggttcaagctTTTTAGCGCACGTGGactaattataaaaaaaaaaatacacgcacatgttgaatgaaaattgacttgtgctgcaattagtaaatcaatatacaattaagacaataaagagaccaaacttgtgtatgagacatacgttcacactcggtatcatgtttcaacacactttaggtcaatatcacaccggaattctcctttaacacaaactctaccgaaattatttgtagcctatgtggtcgtcctcacgttatctgtcattgacttgggctacagcgtaaaactttatcaggtgaccagtcggctaaaaatgcttagttgtttgatgctgtatgaaacattttaccgcacaacaaaatgattacacgttgggcttagagggcaaactgtacgATTTTACTTGATCTGTAAGACAATAGAGACCAAACAGTACGAGAAGTAGTTATAGTGGGCTATGACTGTTGTCATTacatgaatgcagatgggcatttttcacaggtaatggggaacttcccgtttcttctgtcacaaatgaatgtgttaatacatgttgcctaacaaaacatatacaacagaaaacgttcttcttaacacataaatttgcaaaat encodes the following:
- the LOC121709948 gene encoding N-acetyllactosaminide beta-1,3-N-acetylglucosaminyltransferase 4-like isoform X2 encodes the protein MTRTRVQYPRCSLVSAVAVILCYLMLKMYHHLVVPLDSKSPPFHQIHTRPFWSNISKSGTASPPAGPYTVQENFTCSANDSAEVIPSHLPQSYQEFLRYRHCRAFPILLTPSPCEDDLYLLLAVKSTAVNVDRRAALRDTWGCAGRIQGHKVKLVFLMGRSHDKVQDHDPQQLLQSESRHYGDILQWDFADIFFNLPRKEVGFLSWFSRKCSSAQFVFKGDDDMFVNTENLVEFLTAHKPENHLFAGFIHSPEMPIRDRSSKYFVPVEIYPEGKLYPPFPSGGGYLMSRQTMLGLDVAAQKVKLLPLDDVFLGLCLQQMGVKLTHHRGFLTFGIDNKNDLKRPCFYRGIMLMHKMSPVELRVMWLLMQDSPPCGSSGSSGKTL
- the LOC121709948 gene encoding N-acetyllactosaminide beta-1,3-N-acetylglucosaminyltransferase 4-like isoform X1, which encodes MKSVKMTRTRVQYPRCSLVSAVAVILCYLMLKMYHHLVVPLDSKSPPFHQIHTRPFWSNISKSGTASPPAGPYTVQENFTCSANDSAEVIPSHLPQSYQEFLRYRHCRAFPILLTPSPCEDDLYLLLAVKSTAVNVDRRAALRDTWGCAGRIQGHKVKLVFLMGRSHDKVQDHDPQQLLQSESRHYGDILQWDFADIFFNLPRKEVGFLSWFSRKCSSAQFVFKGDDDMFVNTENLVEFLTAHKPENHLFAGFIHSPEMPIRDRSSKYFVPVEIYPEGKLYPPFPSGGGYLMSRQTMLGLDVAAQKVKLLPLDDVFLGLCLQQMGVKLTHHRGFLTFGIDNKNDLKRPCFYRGIMLMHKMSPVELRVMWLLMQDSPPCGSSGSSGKTL